In Capsicum annuum cultivar UCD-10X-F1 chromosome 11, UCD10Xv1.1, whole genome shotgun sequence, one genomic interval encodes:
- the LOC107848351 gene encoding adenylate kinase isoenzyme 6 homolog produces the protein MSHNSRRKPNILITGTPGTGKTTTSSALSEATELRHINVGELVKEKKLHDGWDDTLECYIINEDLVCDELEDMMEAGGNIVDHHGCDFFPERWFDRVVVLQTDNTVLYDRLSRRGYTGQKLTNNIECEIFQILLEEAKESYPEDIVVALRSDSVEDISSNVEMLLNWISSWNPVS, from the exons ATGTCGCACAATAGCAGGAGAAAACCTAACATACTGATTACCGGAACTCCGGGCACCGGCAAAACGACGACGTCGTCGGCACTGTCGGAGGCGACGGAGCTCCGGCACATCAACGTCGGAGAATTGGTTAAAGAGAAGAAGTTGCACGATGGATGGGATGATACTTTAGAATGTTACATAATCAATGAAGACCTC GTATGTGATGAACTTGAGGACATGATGGAAGCAGGTGGAAACATTGTTGATCATCATGGTTGTGATTTCTTTCCTGAACGTTGGTTCGACAGGGTGGTGGTTCTTCAAACCGACAATACTGTCTTGTATGACAGATTAAGTAGAAG GGGTTACACAGGTCAAAAGCTCACCAATAATATCGAATGcgaaatatttcaaattttgctGGAGGAGGCAAAGGAAAGTTATCCAGAGGATATTGTGGTGGCACTTAGAAGTGATTCTGTTGAAGATATAAGCTCAAATGTGGAGATGCTGTTAAATTGGATCAGTAGTTGGAACCCTGTTTCGTGA